In Malassezia restricta chromosome VII, complete sequence, the sequence TCTGTTTCTGAAAAGAAAGCTGCAGCTCCTTCTGTGCCCGTCGAAGTCCTCAATTCAAGCACCAGGTCCACTCGAATGTCGAATGATGCGTCTAGATTCCCTCAAGCATTCGCAGAGTCTGATGCGGCTGCTACACTCAAAGAAAGTTCATCTTCTGCAATTGCTAACTCCAATGACTCTATTGCGAGGAACCGTGTACCTCGTACCGCTCGGCGTGCACCTGCACCACGACATCCGCCCATCACAGCTCTGGAACTCGCTCGGCTGACAACAAAGCATACGAAACAAAATGAAATGTATAACGTGCAATTGGAGACACGCACACAACGTATCCCTGGCCCTCGACCACCAAGCCCATCACAGCATTTTGTGACCGGTCATGgtcagcgagcgcgtgttCAATTTCGTCCAAATGAAGTCAAGACCGACGAGCGAGGCGAGCCTATGTGTCATACCCGTGGAGCAGGTGACGAAGAGGTATACACAACTCCGCCAGGAAAAGATGTGCGCTGGGATAAGCGGCTTGTTGTGAGCCCTTCGGAGGAAAAACAGGCTAGGTCAGAAAAGCCCTCTAGCGGTTGTCTTGTTCACAAGCCACTGACTTTAGATGCGTTTGGTAATGTGGCATGCCCCCCATTAAAAGGTATCACGAGACGGAAAATTCTCGTGAAGCGATTTGTTTacgacgatgatgacaATGTGGATGTGTAGATAGAATGTACAGTAGCATGATTTCGATTGTTAACTATACATGAAATTCGAGTTATTCTTGTTCATCCTGGTGAGCCATGGCTACAAGTGAATCGATAATACCATTGACATCACCAACATGCCAGTCTGCTCGTGTGCGTTTTGACGCAGGGCCTACAGTCAAGGTGAATATTTGCTCATGCCTGATATTGAGGTTGCGTGATGAAGCATTGACATAAGAGTTACGACTCAACGGAGCAGGCGGCGAAACGACCATCGTACTCACTCGGTCCGAAGACAAGGGCTCTTCATTAGAGGCATCATAGGCCAGTTTTGACAAGAAACGAAACATGTCTTCGTCTGTTTTATCGTCACCAACGCAAAAGACAAAGTCGACATCTGGAATGGCATACAGAAGCCGATGCACAATTTCGCCTTTGTTGATCGCGAGGGGTCGCACTTCCACATTTTTCTTTCCAACAACAACTTCAACTTGAAGGTCATTCTGAGATAGAATGTTGTCAAGTAGTGACTGGCATTCTTTGGCCTGGAATGAGCCAAAGTCAGGATCAGCATTTCGGTAATGCCAAACAATACTACTCTTCTTCTCTTCAATGTTGCTGCCGATCGTTCGATCAGTGAAGTAGCGAAATACATTCAATACATCTTGCTTCCATGACATGTCAAGTTCAGCAGATAAGTTTTGCCATGAGCTTTGAGAGCCATGTTCCTTGAAGTAGCTCCCGTGTTCAGCTGATAATCCCATCGCTGGAAATTGGCTGAAATACTTCGACAGGAAGGCTTCGTCGCGACCGGAAATTATATACATGATGTTGCGGTCATCATTCGACAGTATTTGCAAAGCCTCCAATAGACGCTGGGACGGCACAGCTGCTGATGGATCCTTAACGATAGGTGTTAATGTACCATCATAATCCAGTAAAAATAGGCGTTTCTTGGCAGGTGTAAAACACTTGAGCATGTGCTCCAAGTTAAAAATAGGTGTTGAGTGAGCAGAGTACCTATGCCGTAATCGATGCAGCATCTGTTGAACTAGGGACAATGCCCATGTGTGTGATGTTTTCGAAACCACTTGTTCGTGACACTGCTTGTTTCGGTCGTAACGTTCTTGATCACTAATGCACAGGCTGTGATGTATGGCCGCAGCCACGCCGCCAATATCCCAAGGGTTAATTTGAATGGCGGCTTGAAGATGAACTGCTGTGCCAGTGAATTCATTGATAATGATGGGACTTTGACCATGTTCATTTTGACAAACGACGTACTCCATAGACATAGTGTTCATGCCATCGCGTACAGACGTGACCAGTGCCAAATCTGCCACTGAGAGTAGGGCGTAATATTCTTCCCGTTCGATCAGTTGATGGTAGTGTTGCACTGGCGTAAAGCTCAAGGAGCCAAAGTCGCCATTGATGAGGCTTACCAACTCAGAAACTTGCCGCTCGAGTTTAGGAGAACTATGCATGGCAGGAATCGTGATTTGAATCAGAACGACATTATTTCGCCAGCGAGGATAATGCAAGAGAAGTTCGTAAAATGCTTGTAGTTTTTGAATGACACCGCGCACCACGTCCAGCTTATCGCATCCCACGATGATGCGCTTGTCTTTGTACAAATTACGAAGCTGGTGCATTCGTGATCCAATACCTGATTGAGTAGCCTCATACCGAACGCGTTCCACATCGATACCGATGGTGCTGTGACCCACCTTGGTCACACGGCCATTCGCTGATTCAACAAAGTTACCTTGTACCTCAAGCCCACAAATGCGCACGCAACATGACAGAAAGTGGCGAGCATAAGTTTGATTCTGAAAACAAATCAAATCAGCACCCAGCATGCCTTCTAAAATGTCGTGACGCTGTGGCAAACACCGAAAAAACTCGCTGCTTGGGAAAGAAGAATGCACAAATACACCGATGTGTACATCCGGAATCATGCGACGTACaagcagcggcacaagcAGGAGATGATAGTCATGTACCCAAACAATGTCGCCTGGTTTGTGCTCTGCCGCAACACGCTCCGCAAAGGCCTGGTTGACTTTCACGTATGACTGCCAGCTGTGTTGGTCCCATGTAGTTCTGTCTTCATCATCTCGCCACATCATATAATGGAAAAGAGGCCATAAAGCTGTTGTTAAACCCATGTATACGTACTCGCTTTGCAATACGCTTCATAGTGTGAATATGCAGATTGATGATCAAGCCACGTGGGAACATAACGGATACCGGCTATTTCCTCGCTGTTATCCGAATCCAGGGCGGGTGGTCGCATTGCAAGGCCACCTTCATGCAGAGACCATGCACTTCGGTTTTCTAAAGAGGCGAGCACGTCTTCAATTTCCTTGCGTTCTTCGGGCATTGTTTGCGACACTTCTGATCGCGTATCTAGTTCAGATTGCTGAAAGAAGCGCATATGAATGGGGGCGCCGATGTATGTTTGCTTGTGACTAGCGCATAAACTGTAAATGCCACTGTTCAGCGCCGAATGACCGcgactcagactcagaaTCCAAGAGGGACGCCTCAACTTGGTAGAACCTGAAGTACACGATGAAGTGCTGCCTTGTTCACTGAATCCCGTACATTTGGAAGACGAGCTGGGTATCTCTTTAAAGTCAGACGAGCTAGCCTTGTGAATATGCGAATGTACAGCAGAAAGTTGGTCTTCCTCAGACATATCATCATCCACAAGCTCAGACAACATCCATGCGCGCCGACCAGCAACTCGACCGCAATGCTCTTGATTTCTTTGTAAAGGGTCCACGTTCATGCGATACGAGATCGATGTTTTCTCTTCTCTTTTCGATTCTAAGAGTCCCTGTTGTTCACGTTCCAACTTTCGAGCTTGAGCTGTGGCGGCCATTCTCGCGACACTATTCTTTGCAGCCTCCGCATGTGCTTTTCGCTGAATATAATCATGCTCCTTTCTTGGCGTAAAAGTGAAGGGCAATGAGTATACAACCTGGATAATTCGTCCGCTCAGCGGCTCCTTGGGACGTGCCATTTCGAGTTCATGTTGTAAACGACGAACACTTTCCCAGAGATCTTGAATCGAAGTGTACTCCTGATATTCTCCAGTAGATGGATTAGGTATATCAATTTGTGGACTTTCAGTGCCTTTGTTGATATGTAGAGAGCTAAATTGTGGGCATTCATGAGGCCTTGACTCGGGCCTGACCGTTGTCATGGTGGCCCCACAACACTCATCGGTGTCGCAGTCGATAGTACAGGCTGACCCGCGTTCAGATTATGGAGGAATGACTAATCGATCTTGGTAAGGAAGGACGGCGTGAATATGGGCAGCGGATGTGCCTCCGTATTGAAGACCCAAGTATGGAAAGGGAGAATGTTGCGTTCTGAGAATAGCAAATAGAAGTACTTAAGAGTTTCAGAAAGCCAAAATGTTTCCATGCGATCGATTTGATTGTGGTTCACATCATCGACATTGTCGATACCAGCATAGCCACCAACCCCTCCATCAACTTGACACCAGTGCTGGAAACTCTCAAAGATTTGCCAACCCCATTCACGGTATATGGGGTCCCCTGTGAGTTGAAATGCAATGTAAAGAGACTCGATTGTCTCTGGCCTTAGAATATTGCGCGCATCAATGGGAGGCCCGGCCTCAGGATTCGTTTGTCGGTTGGCCTGTTTCACCACCCAAGCCCTGCGATCGGTCGCGTTTTCGGTGGACCTGAAAAACACTATCTCCGCACCAAGACCTGTAGCCGAATTTGTGTATGTGTCCACGCATGTACGGATCAGTTCGTGACCGACTCGCCAATCTTCACGCATGGCCCTGGTGCCACCATACTTCTGCTTGGGAGGCAGGAGAGTACCATTCACCATTACCGATGCACCGAGCATCATAGTACCACCAAGGAAGCACACTAGATGGTCTTGTTTTGTTATAGCACGCCATTCTTTGCCCCTGTTTCTTGGATATATCTCC encodes:
- a CDS encoding trehalose 6-phosphate synthase/phosphatase, whose translation is MTTVRPESRPHECPQFSSLHINKGTESPQIDIPNPSTGEYQEYTSIQDLWESVRRLQHELEMARPKEPLSGRIIQVVYSLPFTFTPRKEHDYIQRKAHAEAAKNSVARMAATAQARKLEREQQGLLESKREEKTSISYRMNVDPLQRNQEHCGRVAGRRAWMLSELVDDDMSEEDQLSAVHSHIHKASSSDFKEIPSSSSKCTGFSEQGSTSSCTSGSTKLRRPSWILSLSRGHSALNSGIYSLCASHKQTYIGAPIHMRFFQQSELDTRSEVSQTMPEERKEIEDVLASLENRSAWSLHEGGLAMRPPALDSDNSEEIAGIRYVPTWLDHQSAYSHYEAYCKATLWPLFHYMMWRDDEDRTTWDQHSWQSYVKVNQAFAERVAAEHKPGDIVWVHDYHLLLVPLLVRRMIPDVHIGVFVHSSFPSSEFFRCLPQRHDILEGMLGADLICFQNQTYARHFLSCCVRICGLEVQGNFVESANGRVTKVGHSTIGIDVERVRYEATQSGIGSRMHQLRNLYKDKRIIVGCDKLDVVRGVIQKLQAFYELLLHYPRWRNNVVLIQITIPAMHSSPKLERQVSELVSLINGDFGSLSFTPVQHYHQLIEREEYYALLSVADLALVTSVRDGMNTMSMEYVVCQNEHGQSPIIINEFTGTAVHLQAAIQINPWDIGGVAAAIHHSLCISDQERYDRNKQCHEQVVSKTSHTWALSLVQQMLHRLRHRYSAHSTPIFNLEHMLKCFTPAKKRLFLLDYDGTLTPIVKDPSAAVPSQRLLEALQILSNDDRNIMYIISGRDEAFLSKYFSQFPAMGLSAEHGSYFKEHGSQSSWQNLSAELDMSWKQDVLNVFRYFTDRTIGSNIEEKKSSIVWHYRNADPDFGSFQAKECQSLLDNILSQNDLQVEVVVGKKNVEVRPLAINKGEIVHRLLYAIPDVDFVFCVGDDKTDEDMFRFLSKLAYDASNEEPLSSDRVSTMVVSPPAPLSRNSYVNASSRNLNIRHEQIFTLTVGPASKRTRADWHVGDVNGIIDSLVAMAHQDEQE